CATTTCCGAGCGCATCCATAAACGCAATAACTTCCGGAGGAATTTCTCCTTTGCGAAATAAAACAATGTTCTGCATCGGAACAACAACACTTTTCGTAAATGCTCCATCAGCGTGAACGCCTTTAATGACCGTGTTCTGACAAACGTGTTGTTCTCCTAATTTACATTGATGACACGTTCCATCGGTAATGTGCATTTCTGCTGAAGAGTAAAAATTATTTTCAAGAAATTTCAAGAAATGAGCATCACGGTCTTTGAACGGAATTTTTGAATTGTTAAGAGAAAAATCTTTAACAAACTTTTCTTTCCCATATTCGAGTTGAATTTTTTCAAGAAGAAATGCTTTCGCTTTTTTCCCTGCGTCAATGATTTGTCCGCAAAACTCGTGACCGATAACAACATTGGAATTTTTCACAACCGACATTTCGCGGCGCAACGAATCTTTCGAATTGTAAATGCCGACATCCGTTCCGCAAATCGCACCGTACAGAACACGCAACTTTACATCATGCGGAGAAGTAATTTGCGGTTCCTCGCGTTCAATCAATTGTACGCCTGTTTTCCAATCTTCGTTTGTTTTAGGAATGGATTTTACTATCGCCTTCATAAAAATTATTTGCCTCGATTCTTTTTGTTTCTTGTTGTTTCTAAAAAAATTTGTCTCATTCTTTTCTCGTATTCTTCAGTCATTTCAACGTTCCGCCGTTTCATCACTACACGCGCAGTTTCAATTGCTTTTTGTATATCGTACGTACGGAATTCGTTTCCACTTCCCCACGAAAAATTTCCAATAAACTTCGGCGGAAAATCTGCACCAAAAACATTGGACGAAATTCCTATCACCGTTCCTGTATTCAACATAACATTTATTCCTGTTTTTGCATGATCGCCAATAAGAGAACCGACAAACTGCGAACCACTGTCAATTTCTTTTTTCCCAACGTGAACACGAACATTGCCATAATTATTTTTCAAATCGCTCGTGTTTGTGTCTGCGCCAAGATTTACCCAACTTCCAAGAAATGAATGTCCCAAAAATCCATCGTGTTGTTTATTAGAATAGGATTGAATGATGCTCGCTTCAACTTCGCCGCCTACTTTACACCATTCACCGATTGAAGTTCCGCCGTAAATTTTCGCTCCGACTTTAATAAGCGAATTATTTCCAATAAATACAGGCCCAACAATTACTGCATTCGCCATTACCGCGACATTGTCACCAAGAACAATCGCGCCGTGTTCTGCATCGAGAACAACACCGGGTTTTATTGTGCAATTTTTCCCAACCGAAACATTTACGGAATTGACAACGTGAACTCCTTGGAATTTCCTTGGTTTTCTCTTTCGTAATATTCGGAAATCATCTTCAATCGCTTGATGATTGTATTGAATAATTTCCCACGGATAAAAGAAAAACTTCGCATCAACATTTATTTTTTTGGCATCAGAGAATTGTGTTCTGCGACGAATTGCTCTTTTCTTTTTTGGTGAAAATTCCTTTTGCTCAAAATTGAATTTTGCCGCCGCAACATTTCCATCACTTATGAACAGAAGTTTTTCTCCTTTTTCGTTTTGAATATTGGAAGCAAGTTCCTTCGTCATTTTTACGCGTGAATTTACGAAAATCAATTCCCTGCTATATTTGTTTTCAGAAAAAATTTCTCGTTCCTCTTGCAAGAAAGGACGAACTGCACTTCGGCAAATTACACTCCAGTTTGATTGCGGAAAATGTGAACGTATTCGTTCTCCGAGCGTTGAACAACCACTTCGAAGTTCGTGAATCGCACGAAAATACACCAGCGGGAAAAAATTTTCTACTGAGTAATCTTCAAATAAAAAATAATGCATAACGATTTAAACAAAAAAACGGAATGGATATTTTTCCATTCCGCCTGAGAAATTCCATAGTGTTATGTTCGGAAAATTAAACAGTAACTTCCGGTTTCTTTCCGTATTTTTTGTAATAGCGTTCCACACGACCTTCACTATCAACAATTTTTTGTTCGCCGGTAAAAAACGGATGACAATTGGAACAAATTTCTACTTTGATATCGCCTGCTGTCGAACGTGTTACAAAGATGTTTCCACACGAGCAAACAACACGTGCCATTTTGTATTTGGGATGAATTCCATGTTTCATAAATGAGAGTTCTTTCTATTTTAAACTTCGAGTATTTCTTTTTCTTTTTTGACAAGCAACTGGTCTATTTCCGCAATGTGCTTATCCGTCATTTCCTGCAATTGATGTTCTCCGCGTTTTCGTTCATCTTCGGAAAAATGTTCTGCTTTTTCAGATTTTTTCAGATGTTCAATCGCATCACGACGAACATTACGAATAGAAATTTTTCCTTCTTCTCCGAATTTCTTCGATAATTTCACAAGTTCTTTCCGACGTTCTTCATTCAGCATAGGAATCGGAACGCGTACAATTGTTCCATCGTTTGCGGGATTAAACCCGAGATTTGCCGCAATAATTGCTTTTTCTATCGTTGCAATCATATTTTTTTCCCACGGTTGTATGGCAATTGTATGAACATCGGGAATAGAAATATTTGCAACTTGATGTAATGGAACATGCGAACCATAGTAATCAACTTTCACAGCATCAAGAAGTGCAGTTGTTGCTTTTCCCGTACGTATTTTTATCAATTCAATTCTCGTAACGTCAACGGCTTTGAGCATTTTTTGTTCTGCTTCTATCAAGATTTCTTTTCCCATATTGAACTACTCCTAATGTGCTTGGTCATCATAATAGACAGGAACATCGAGTGCAACACGTGTGCCAATATTTTCACCAATAATCGTGCGGCGCAAGTTTCCTTTTTGTGTAATATTGAAAACAATAATCGGCAGTTTGTTTTCTCTACATAATGTTATTGCCGTCATATCCATCACTTCTAAATCGCGTTTTATTACATCAAGAAACGAGATTTCATCAAATCGAAACGCTGTTGGGTCTTTTTCCGGGTCAACGTTATAAACGCCATCGACACGCGTGCCTTTTAAAATCACGTCTGCATGAACTTCTGCTGCGCGCAATGCTGCTGCCGTATCCGTTGTAAAGTACGGACTTCCTGTCCCTGCGCCAAAAATTACCACGCGTTTTTTTTCCATATGACGAATTGCGCGGCGGCGAATATAGGGTTCTGCAACTTTGTCCATATTTACAGCACTCATTAAGCGCGTAAAGATTCCTAATTTTTCCAACGCACTTTGTAATGCAAGAGAATTTATCATCGTCGCCAGCATTCCCATCGTATCTCCTGTTACTTCATCTATGCCATCCAGAGAATTTTTCGAGCCGCGATAAATATTTCCACCACCAATAACAATACAGATTTCAATTCCTAAATCGTGCGCTTCTTTTATTTCATTTGCATAGAATCGCAACATTTGCGAATCAATACCATATTTTTTTTCACCCATCAATGATTCGCCACTGAGTTTGAGTAAAATACGTTTAAAGCGGGGAGTTCTTGACGACATCAACGATTGCTATGCTTGTCCGTCTTCTCCAAGATGAAATCGGATAAAACGTTTCACTGAAATATTTTCTCCTGTTTTTGCAATGGTTTCCGTAATTAAATCTTTAACACTCTTCCCCGGATCTTTAACATACGATTGCTCAAAAAGGCAAACATCTTGATAAAATTTGTCCAATTTCCCTTGCGCTATTCTTTCGACAACTTGTTCGGGTTTCCCATCGCTTCTCGCGAGGGAACGATAAATTTCCAATTCTTTTTCGACGAGTTCTTTATCAACTTGTTCGCGGGTGATAAATCTTGGACTCATTGCCGCTATTTGCATCGCAAGTTCACGAGCGAGTGATTTGAAATCGTCGGTTTTTGCAACAAAATCCGTTTCGCAATTGAGTTCAACCATCGAACCAAGCCGAGCTCCAGTATGAATATACGATTCTACAATACCCTGGTTGGTCGCGCGTCCAATTCGTTTTTCTGCCGATGCCGCTCCTTGTTTTCGTAGCAATTCTATTGCTTTTTCAATATTTCCATCAGTTTCTTCAAGCGCTTTTCGGCAATCCATCATTCCGGTGCCGGTTTTCTCCCGAAGTTTTTTTACATCTTCTGCTTTTATTGCCATAAAAAATTATGCTCTGTTTTCAGTTCTTTTTCTTTGAATACGTTGCTTGCGTTTAGGACGTTCCGGCTCGTGTTTTTCTTCTCCCGGCGGCGTTGGTTCTTCTTCTTTCATTGCTTGTTCAGCATCTTTCATCACTTGCATTGCATATACTTCTTTTCCTTCAATAACTGCATCGGCAACCGTTTCCGAAATAAGTTGTATGGATTTAACAGCATCGTCATTGGCTGGAATTGGATAATCAACAATGGATGGATCTGTATTCGTATCAACGATTGCGAACACAGGAATTGCCAATCGCTTTGCTTCTAACACCGATATCAATTCTTTCTTAATATCAACTACAAACAATGCCCCAGGTAATCGAACCATATCTGCAATTCCTGAAAGCGTTGTTTCCAGTTTTTGTCGTTCACGTGAAATAATGAGGATTTCCTTTTTGGTAATCTTGTCATACGTTCCGTCCGTTTCCATTTTGACTAGATTATTTAACCGTTTTACGCTTCTGCGAATTGTTACAAAGTTTGTTAGAAGTCCACCAAGCCAACGATCAACAATATAAAATTCGTTGCAACGTTTTGCTTCTGTTTCAATAATTGATTTTGCTTGTTTTTTCGTACCAATAAAAAGAATGCGTTTCCCTTCGCTGGAAAGTTTTGTCAGTTCATCGCAAGCAATCTCAATTAAGTCTTGAGTTTTCTTTAAGTCGAGAAGGTGAATTCCGTTTTTTTCCATAAAAATATATGGCTTCATTTTCGGATTCCAACGGCGAGTAATATGCCCAAAATGCGCCCCCGCATCAAGCAATTCCGTGAGTTCTACTCGTGGCATTATATGTGTTCCTAAAAGTTTTAGTGTGTGTAGTTATTTTTGCAATCCTAAAATTAGGAATGCAAACCGCTACGTTCGTCTTGTCTTTTTGAGGTCGCGATTATTCTGTGAAAACAATCGGGACACTTTCAAAAAAATCAGAACGTATGTGAATTAAAAAATTGTGAATAAAAAAAATTCTAAAATTATCGCTTCGAAAACTGGTATCTTTTTCGAGCGCCGGGACGTCCATATTTCTTCCGTTCTACCATTCTCGGATCTCGCGTAAGCAGTCCAAATGAACGCAACGTTGTTCTCAACGATTCGTCTTGAGCAACAAGCGCACGAGAAACCGCTAAGCGTGCGGCTTCCACTTGACCGGTAACTCCACCGCCTTGGACGTTGATTACAACATCAAATTTCCCTTCACTTTCCGTTACCATTAAAGGAAATTTCACCTGATGTTGTAACGTATCAAGCGGAAAATATTTATTCAATGGATTTCGATTGATGGTAACTGTTCCGTTGCCAGAAATTAGATAGACGCGAGCGACGGATGTTTTTCTTCTCCCGATAAAAATTGTGTGTTGCATTTTCTTTTCTTAAAATGTTAGTGGTTCTGGTTTTTGTGCCTGATGAGGATGTTCCGAACCTCGATATACTTTCAACTTCATTGCTATTCTTTTTCCTAACCGATTATGAGGTATCATTCCACGTACTGCTGTTTCGATAACAGATTCAGGTTTATTTTTTAATAATGTTGATGCTTTTTCCCATTTTGCTCCCCCTGGATAACCCGTATAGTGAAAATATTTTTTCAATTCCTTTCGTTTGCCGGTGAGTTGAACATTTGCAGCATTTACAACTATAACAAAATCTCCACAATCTGCATTAGGAGTAAAAGTTGGTTTGTGCTTTCCACGCAAGATATGTGCAACTCGACTCGCAATTCGACCAAGCGTTTTACCTCCTGCATCTACGAGATACCATTTTTTAGTTATTTCTGTTTCTTTGAAAAAGTGTGTTTGCTTTTGTATGATAGACACTGAATTACATTCCAATTAGTAAAAAAATCGGCGTAAAATTTAGAGATAAAATTCGAATTGGCAAAATACGCACCGTTATTCTACTGTGGTAAAATCATTTTTGGCTGAATGCTTCTGAAATGATTGAAAGATTGATTTCGTTTTTTGAAGTTCTGATTGTTCAAAAAATTTCAATCCGTACAACACTATGAAAAAAAATAATAGCAAAGTTAATTTTAGAACGATTTGAAAACTTGCGTTAGCGAATAATAAATAAAGTATAAAACTTATAAAGCCCGCAATCGTAATTTTTAATATGCGAGCATTTTCATATTGAATCGGATAAAATTTCTGAACGATGAAAGACAACACTGATACCATTACAAAATAACTGAAAAATGTGGCCCATGCTGCACCAGTAATTCCGTACAAAGGAATCAAGAGAACATTTGCACCAACATTCACTCCTGCGCCAAGAAACGTAATAGGAGGAAGCCATTGCGTTTTTTTTTCGATATATATTCCTGCAACTATATTACCAGAAATTCCTAAACACAAATACGCAATCAATACAATGGGAACGATGGATAATCCGTTCCAATAATTCGGATGAATGAGATAATGCCCGAAGAACTGAATTTGAACGATATCGCCGATAAAAAAAGAGACAACAAGAAAAATCAATGTCATAAACAAAAAGAAATATGTAAGAATTCGTGCAAATAATTCTTTCGCAAGTTCATCTTTCGCGTGTGAAAGAAAAAAAGGGCGCCATGCATAATCGAATACCGAAACAACGAGCATCATTACGATTCCCAAACGATAATTCGCTTGATAAATTCCTACGGTTGCATCATCGGTTAAAGCGCGGAGGATCGGTCTATCAACAACTTGCACCATCATAGTCGCAATTCCTGCCGGAACATACGGCAAACCGAATTTCAACAATGCTTGGTATAATGAAAATGAAATTGTTTTTGTGAAGTTTTTTATAATTGTCGGAAGTAAAAAGAGAAAAGTAAGTATTGATGCTACCAAATTGCTGATAAAAATTCCTTCTATTCCGTAATGATACTTCACAAGTAATAGTACATTCAATGAAACAGTAATAGCAACATTCAAAAATTTTATCGTTGCAAATGATTTTGCTTTGCGCTCCATTCGTAACGATGCGAAAGGAATTATTGCAAGTGTATCAAAAAAAATAATCCACGAAGCGTAATGAATTATCGAAATGTGTTGAGAAGGAATGGAAATTGTTTGCGCAATCGGAGTAGAAAAAATTACCAGTAATACTGAAAAGAAAATTGAAGAACAGAATAATGAAAGAAATGGCGTAGTAAAATTTTGTTCCTTCCCCCCTATTTCCAATGAAGATGAATAACGAAAATATGCTGACTCCATTCCAAAACCGTACACGACATTTAAGAAAGCAATCAGTGAAAATACATACGAAACAACTCCATATTCACCAGGAGAAAGAACATTCGTGTAAAAAGGAACAAGAAGAAATGTAAGGAATCTTCCGAGAATTGTGCTTACACCATAAATTGCAGTATCCGAGGCGAGAAGTTTTATTTTGTCAAACATCAGTTCACAATTTCCAACGAGATATCAAGTGCTTTAACCGAATGCGTTAACGCACCAATAGAAATACAATCAACGCCCGTTTCTGCAATTGACCGTACATTTTCCATTGAAACATTTCCCGATGCTTCAACTTCAACGGAATGATGTATTCGCTCAACAGCAATGTTCATTTCAGGAAGAGAAAAGTTATCCAGCATAATACGATGAATATTTTCCTTGTATTGCAATGCTTCCATTACTTCATCAATATTTTTAGTTTCAACTTCAATCGTTAATCGCATCTTTTGCAATGAAAGAAATTCCAAACATTTCTCAATCGCAAAACCAATTCCACCGGCAGCGGCAATGTGATTATCCTTTATCAACACCATGTCATCCAAACCGAAGCGATGATTTATTCCTCCGCCGATTTTCACTGCAAGTTTATCAAGTATGCGAATATTAGGAACAGTTTTTCTTGTGTCCGTAATTTTTGCGTTTGTACCATCAACCGCTTTCACAAATTTTCTTGTGAGTGTTGCAATACCGCTCATTCGTTGAAGAAAATTCAGCGCTGTTCTTTCCGCTCGAATTATATTTGCTAACGAACCGTATATCGTTGCTACAGTGATTCCGTTGGCAACGATATCTCCATCGAAATAATTTTTGTGAAAAACTATTTCGTTATCCATCGTTTGAAAAACGAATTCTGCAATTTCAATTCCTGCAAGAATACCATTTTCTTTAATAAGTATTTCGGCTTTGCCTATCGTGTTTTCAGGAATTATCGCTGATGTCGTAACATCACCAAGTCCAACATCTTCATACAACGCTTGTTCAATGATACGCGTAATACGATTATCGTAAAGAAAAGAATTCATCCTTTATAATTTCTGTTCAACAGCGTCGAGAAAATATTTTGGCGCTCGAGTTGGTTTACCGTTTTGCGCGCTCAGAAAACAATGAACTGTATATCCCTTACTAAGTAACTCTTTTGTTTCAGCATTTCGCAATTCATATTCAATACGAATTGTTGAAGATGGAATTGTTTTCAATACCGTTACAACTTCGAGCAAATCATCAAAATGCGCGGAAGAAAAATACTCAGCATGCGCTTCAATTACTGGGAGAAACATTCCTCGCTTTTCAATTTCAGGATACGGCACACCGATTGCTCTCAACAAATCAGAACGACCTTGTTCAAAGTATTCAAAATATTTCGCATAGTACACAAACTTCATTTGGTCTGTATCTGCGTATCGCACGCGAATGTGTGATGTAACGTTCATAGAAGTTTTATTCTTCCCAAACTCCCATCTTTGAAAATTTCTCAACGCGACGTTCCGGAAGTTTTGAAAAACTCATTTTCGAAAGCAATGTTAATTCTTCAACAAGAACTTTACTCAACAACGCTGCTGCTTGTTGATGAGAGCGATGCGCACCTCCAAGCGGTTCCGGTACAATTCTATCTATTATTTTCAACTTCTGCAAATCCGGCGCAGTAAGTTTGAGTTCCTCTGCTGCACGCTCTTTAAATTCCCAACTTCTCCATAAAATACTCGAACAACTTTCTGGAGAAATAACAGAATACCACGTGTTTTCCAACATCAATACTCTATCCCCAACACCAATTCCTAATGCTCCACCGCTCGCACCTTCCCCAATGATACAAACGACAATCGGAACTTGTATGCGCGACATTTCAAAAATATTTCTCGCAATCGCTTCCGCTTGTCCGCGTTCTTCCGCTTCAATGCCCGGATACGCGCCGGGAGTATCTATAAACGTTACAATAGGCTTTTGAAATTTCTCTGCAAGTT
This portion of the Ignavibacteria bacterium genome encodes:
- a CDS encoding ribosome recycling factor, which translates into the protein MGKEILIEAEQKMLKAVDVTRIELIKIRTGKATTALLDAVKVDYYGSHVPLHQVANISIPDVHTIAIQPWEKNMIATIEKAIIAANLGFNPANDGTIVRVPIPMLNEERRKELVKLSKKFGEEGKISIRNVRRDAIEHLKKSEKAEHFSEDERKRGEHQLQEMTDKHIAEIDQLLVKKEKEILEV
- the rplM gene encoding 50S ribosomal protein L13, with product MQKQTHFFKETEITKKWYLVDAGGKTLGRIASRVAHILRGKHKPTFTPNADCGDFVIVVNAANVQLTGKRKELKKYFHYTGYPGGAKWEKASTLLKNKPESVIETAVRGMIPHNRLGKRIAMKLKVYRGSEHPHQAQKPEPLTF
- a CDS encoding acetyl-CoA carboxylase carboxyltransferase subunit alpha, which produces MVRVVLEFEKSVAELEQKIEAMKKDAEHFDLQDDIKKLEKKLDASKEELYSHLTPWQRVQLARHPERPYTLDYIQLITKDFIELAGDRYFRDDKAVVGGFAKLLGYGKVEDDTVMVIGQQKGRDTKSNVYRNFGMMNPEGYRKALRLMKLAEKFQKPIVTFIDTPGAYPGIEAEERGQAEAIARNIFEMSRIQVPIVVCIIGEGASGGALGIGVGDRVLMLENTWYSVISPESCSSILWRSWEFKERAAEELKLTAPDLQKLKIIDRIVPEPLGGAHRSHQQAAALLSKVLVEELTLLSKMSFSKLPERRVEKFSKMGVWEE
- the rpsB gene encoding 30S ribosomal protein S2, with amino-acid sequence MPRVELTELLDAGAHFGHITRRWNPKMKPYIFMEKNGIHLLDLKKTQDLIEIACDELTKLSSEGKRILFIGTKKQAKSIIETEAKRCNEFYIVDRWLGGLLTNFVTIRRSVKRLNNLVKMETDGTYDKITKKEILIISRERQKLETTLSGIADMVRLPGALFVVDIKKELISVLEAKRLAIPVFAIVDTNTDPSIVDYPIPANDDAVKSIQLISETVADAVIEGKEVYAMQVMKDAEQAMKEEEPTPPGEEKHEPERPKRKQRIQRKRTENRA
- a CDS encoding acyl-CoA thioesterase; protein product: MNVTSHIRVRYADTDQMKFVYYAKYFEYFEQGRSDLLRAIGVPYPEIEKRGMFLPVIEAHAEYFSSAHFDDLLEVVTVLKTIPSSTIRIEYELRNAETKELLSKGYTVHCFLSAQNGKPTRAPKYFLDAVEQKL
- the rpmE gene encoding 50S ribosomal protein L31, yielding MKHGIHPKYKMARVVCSCGNIFVTRSTAGDIKVEICSNCHPFFTGEQKIVDSEGRVERYYKKYGKKPEVTV
- the rpsI gene encoding 30S ribosomal protein S9 — its product is MQHTIFIGRRKTSVARVYLISGNGTVTINRNPLNKYFPLDTLQHQVKFPLMVTESEGKFDVVINVQGGGVTGQVEAARLAVSRALVAQDESLRTTLRSFGLLTRDPRMVERKKYGRPGARKRYQFSKR
- a CDS encoding UMP kinase, encoding MSSRTPRFKRILLKLSGESLMGEKKYGIDSQMLRFYANEIKEAHDLGIEICIVIGGGNIYRGSKNSLDGIDEVTGDTMGMLATMINSLALQSALEKLGIFTRLMSAVNMDKVAEPYIRRRAIRHMEKKRVVIFGAGTGSPYFTTDTAAALRAAEVHADVILKGTRVDGVYNVDPEKDPTAFRFDEISFLDVIKRDLEVMDMTAITLCRENKLPIIVFNITQKGNLRRTIIGENIGTRVALDVPVYYDDQAH
- the nadC gene encoding carboxylating nicotinate-nucleotide diphosphorylase, translated to MNSFLYDNRITRIIEQALYEDVGLGDVTTSAIIPENTIGKAEILIKENGILAGIEIAEFVFQTMDNEIVFHKNYFDGDIVANGITVATIYGSLANIIRAERTALNFLQRMSGIATLTRKFVKAVDGTNAKITDTRKTVPNIRILDKLAVKIGGGINHRFGLDDMVLIKDNHIAAAGGIGFAIEKCLEFLSLQKMRLTIEVETKNIDEVMEALQYKENIHRIMLDNFSLPEMNIAVERIHHSVEVEASGNVSMENVRSIAETGVDCISIGALTHSVKALDISLEIVN
- the tsf gene encoding translation elongation factor Ts produces the protein MAIKAEDVKKLREKTGTGMMDCRKALEETDGNIEKAIELLRKQGAASAEKRIGRATNQGIVESYIHTGARLGSMVELNCETDFVAKTDDFKSLARELAMQIAAMSPRFITREQVDKELVEKELEIYRSLARSDGKPEQVVERIAQGKLDKFYQDVCLFEQSYVKDPGKSVKDLITETIAKTGENISVKRFIRFHLGEDGQA